In Terriglobus sp. TAA 43, a single window of DNA contains:
- the ruvA gene encoding Holliday junction branch migration protein RuvA → MIAHLRGRLLSKSPNAVIVDCGGVGYDVAISVTTFSSLPDEGAEVSLHINTQVREDAIALFGFTDRDEKRLFERLITVSGIGPKLGITVLSGLSAERLVSAIRAGDTAMLVKIPGIGKKTAERVVLELKDKLDDLQAAAPAQASGFKGGPVVDDVLSALVNLGYKRDSAQRAVETAIAKHESSELTIRTDFDALFRYAMQAIR, encoded by the coding sequence ATGATTGCTCACCTGCGCGGACGTTTACTCTCCAAGTCGCCCAACGCTGTCATTGTGGACTGCGGTGGTGTTGGCTATGACGTGGCCATCAGTGTGACCACATTCTCCTCGCTGCCGGATGAAGGCGCTGAGGTGTCGCTGCACATCAACACGCAGGTGCGAGAGGATGCGATTGCGCTGTTCGGCTTTACCGACCGCGACGAGAAGCGGCTGTTTGAGCGTCTGATCACTGTCAGCGGCATTGGGCCGAAGCTGGGGATTACCGTGCTCAGCGGGCTTTCGGCGGAGCGGTTGGTGAGTGCAATTCGTGCCGGTGACACGGCGATGCTGGTGAAGATTCCGGGCATTGGCAAGAAGACCGCCGAACGCGTGGTTCTGGAGCTCAAGGACAAGCTGGACGATCTGCAGGCTGCTGCACCTGCGCAGGCTTCCGGGTTCAAGGGCGGACCTGTGGTGGATGATGTACTGTCTGCACTGGTGAACCTGGGATACAAGCGCGACAGTGCGCAGCGCGCCGTGGAGACGGCGATTGCAAAACACGAAAGCTCAGAACTGACGATTCGGACAGACTTCGACGCCCTGTTCCGATACGCTATGCAGGCCATACGGTAG
- a CDS encoding Gfo/Idh/MocA family protein, with protein sequence MSHIAPSGATAIAVIGAGAFGRNHLRVYRALEQAGAGIRLAACADPSESARAAVAAEYGIPVFASVDDLLAAGLGIAAASVCTPTVHHASAAIALLEAGIDVLIEKPIASSLAEADSILAAAREHGCIVQVGHLERFNPAVTAATSLVHQPMFFESHRLSIFTPRSLDVDVVLDLMIHDLDIVLTLADSPVREVRAVGLPVLSKKTDIANVRVEFESGAVANFTASRISTERVRKLRFFQPHQYLSLDFARQDLLMIDVTAAASLTAAQMQALFAASTGRDESHTAEEVEAHLASLRTTQQAAASPIPTEEHPSAGLSLRKIPTEPGEPLRLEIEDFLNAIRTRQEPRVTGHNGRNALALALEINAAIADHQQRAGLV encoded by the coding sequence ATGAGCCACATCGCTCCATCCGGCGCCACGGCCATCGCCGTTATCGGCGCCGGAGCCTTCGGCCGCAACCATCTCCGCGTCTATCGCGCGCTGGAACAGGCCGGTGCGGGCATCCGCCTCGCCGCCTGCGCCGACCCCAGCGAATCCGCCCGCGCCGCCGTCGCCGCGGAATACGGCATCCCCGTCTTCGCCTCGGTCGACGATCTGCTCGCCGCCGGACTCGGCATTGCCGCCGCCAGCGTCTGCACACCCACCGTCCACCACGCCTCCGCAGCCATCGCGCTGCTTGAGGCGGGCATCGACGTCCTCATTGAAAAACCCATCGCCTCATCGCTCGCCGAGGCGGACAGCATCCTCGCCGCCGCCCGCGAACACGGCTGCATCGTGCAGGTGGGCCATCTCGAACGCTTCAACCCCGCGGTTACAGCGGCCACCTCGCTCGTCCACCAACCCATGTTCTTTGAGTCGCACCGGCTCAGCATCTTCACGCCGCGCTCGCTCGACGTGGATGTCGTGCTCGACCTCATGATCCACGACCTCGACATCGTGCTCACCCTCGCCGACTCCCCCGTCCGCGAAGTCCGCGCCGTCGGCCTGCCTGTGCTCTCTAAGAAGACCGACATCGCAAATGTCCGCGTCGAGTTCGAAAGCGGAGCGGTCGCCAACTTCACCGCCTCACGCATCTCGACGGAGCGCGTCCGCAAACTGCGATTCTTCCAGCCGCATCAATATCTCTCGCTCGACTTCGCGCGCCAGGACCTGCTCATGATCGACGTCACAGCCGCAGCGTCCCTCACCGCCGCGCAAATGCAGGCCCTCTTCGCCGCATCCACGGGCCGCGACGAATCGCACACCGCGGAAGAAGTCGAAGCGCACCTCGCATCCCTGCGAACTACGCAACAGGCAGCAGCCTCACCCATTCCCACCGAGGAACATCCCTCGGCAGGCTTGTCGCTTCGCAAAATCCCGACAGAACCCGGCGAACCCCTGCGCCTCGAAATCGAAGACTTCCTAAACGCCATCCGCACGCGGCAGGAACCCCGCGTCACCGGCCACAACGGCCGCAACGCCCTCGCCCTCGCGCTGGAAATCAACGCCGCCATCGCCGACCACCAGCAACGCGCCGGACTGGTTTAA
- a CDS encoding class I SAM-dependent methyltransferase — protein sequence MALSIKEQFGHIDIYVFDQILRGNIAPGMRVLDAGCGYGRNLVHLLREGCEIFAVDLDRDGVEHVRQLSASLGTGLPAENFQVAPIEQIPFPDAFADVVICNSVLHFAKDEEHFRAMLAELWRVVRPGGMLFCRLGSRIGMDFERVRGGRFLMPDGSEWFLADEEMLMELTEELDSVLVDPLKTTIVQDYRCMTTWVQRKQR from the coding sequence ATGGCATTGAGTATTAAAGAGCAGTTTGGACACATCGACATTTACGTCTTCGATCAAATTCTTCGCGGAAATATTGCACCGGGGATGCGTGTTCTTGATGCTGGATGCGGATATGGGCGCAACCTGGTGCATCTACTGCGGGAAGGCTGCGAGATATTTGCAGTCGACCTGGACCGCGATGGTGTGGAGCACGTAAGACAACTTTCTGCTTCGCTGGGAACCGGACTCCCCGCAGAGAATTTTCAAGTTGCTCCCATTGAACAGATCCCTTTCCCAGATGCCTTTGCCGATGTTGTGATCTGTAACTCGGTACTTCACTTCGCCAAGGATGAAGAGCATTTCAGGGCGATGCTGGCGGAGTTATGGCGCGTTGTAAGGCCTGGAGGAATGCTGTTTTGCCGCCTGGGTTCGAGGATTGGCATGGACTTCGAGCGAGTACGGGGTGGTCGGTTCTTGATGCCAGACGGTTCGGAGTGGTTCCTGGCAGATGAGGAAATGCTGATGGAACTGACGGAGGAGCTGGACAGCGTACTTGTAGACCCATTGAAGACCACGATCGTGCAGGACTACCGCTGCATGACGACATGGGTTCAAAGGAAACAGCGCTAG
- a CDS encoding MFS transporter: protein MAGETYYADTYAPAERYRWTIGVLLGVGVLVNYFDRVNLSVSHDALVDSFGITPQVFGQLSAAYSWTYAACQLPTGVVLDLFGVRKVTLWSVLIWGIASLAAAFAPGIIFFFAARLLLGIGEAPTFPANAKAVGAWFPAHERSLATALFDGSAKLANAIGVPLLGFLLLEVGWRWSFGFTAVLSFAYMALFALLYREPGRFSMRNVIRTPSLVPGGDAAQIIAPPIPLGQLLRQRKIIGLAIGSGAYNYVFYLLITWLPTYLAQAQHITLQQSFLYTGVPWLVAAACGFLIGGVLVDALIRNGYNASTVRRTVLIGGTICGLGILGAAFAHTVSGALICITLSIGGLSAASPVIWSLPSLLVPNTSTGKVGGIVNFANQISAILAPIVTGYTVGATHSYTLAFAIPAIYIVIGIASYFVLLGRIEPIDVREALQG from the coding sequence ATGGCTGGCGAAACCTACTACGCAGATACCTATGCACCCGCGGAACGCTACCGCTGGACTATCGGCGTGCTCCTCGGCGTCGGCGTGCTGGTCAACTACTTCGACCGCGTCAACCTGTCCGTATCCCATGACGCGCTGGTAGATAGCTTTGGCATCACACCGCAGGTCTTCGGCCAACTCTCTGCGGCGTACTCGTGGACCTATGCCGCCTGCCAGCTCCCCACCGGCGTAGTCCTCGACCTCTTTGGTGTCCGCAAGGTCACCCTATGGTCGGTACTGATCTGGGGCATCGCATCCCTGGCTGCAGCCTTCGCGCCGGGAATCATCTTCTTCTTCGCAGCGCGACTGTTGTTGGGTATTGGCGAAGCTCCGACGTTCCCTGCCAATGCCAAGGCGGTGGGGGCATGGTTTCCCGCGCACGAACGCTCCCTCGCAACCGCACTCTTTGATGGATCGGCAAAGCTGGCCAATGCGATCGGTGTGCCGCTGCTAGGCTTCTTGCTCCTGGAGGTTGGGTGGCGCTGGTCGTTCGGCTTCACCGCAGTGTTGTCGTTCGCATACATGGCGCTGTTCGCCCTGCTCTATCGTGAGCCGGGCCGCTTCTCTATGCGCAACGTCATCCGTACGCCATCGCTCGTTCCAGGTGGCGATGCTGCGCAGATCATCGCTCCTCCCATTCCGCTCGGACAGTTGCTGCGTCAGCGGAAGATCATCGGTCTGGCGATTGGCTCCGGTGCGTACAACTATGTCTTCTATCTACTGATCACTTGGCTGCCAACGTATCTCGCGCAGGCACAACACATCACGCTGCAGCAGTCGTTCCTGTACACGGGTGTGCCGTGGTTGGTGGCGGCCGCTTGTGGCTTCCTCATCGGTGGCGTTTTGGTGGATGCGCTCATCCGGAATGGTTATAACGCCAGCACGGTGCGGCGGACGGTGCTGATTGGTGGAACCATCTGCGGGCTTGGGATTCTGGGTGCGGCTTTTGCGCATACCGTCAGCGGCGCGCTGATATGCATCACGCTATCCATCGGTGGATTGTCTGCGGCATCGCCGGTTATTTGGAGTCTTCCATCGCTGCTGGTGCCGAATACGAGCACTGGTAAGGTTGGTGGGATCGTTAACTTTGCGAACCAGATCTCTGCGATCCTTGCGCCTATTGTTACGGGATATACCGTGGGGGCAACGCACAGCTATACGCTGGCCTTTGCCATTCCCGCCATCTATATCGTGATCGGGATTGCTTCGTACTTCGTGCTGCTGGGGCGCATCGAGCCGATTGATGTGCGCGAAGCTCTCCAAGGCTAA
- a CDS encoding alpha/beta fold hydrolase, with translation MGYEYPIDAKAMFEDRFGEFVGLGVPKAEVAEMQTAITDMWSNAPGGWVYEWSRLAQRHADANEMFLASLAYGCAKFPCLANDARRTALPKQVETYLAAAPGFPVKFERRLIDLPYKGSTTTVPAHFYSATGQYGHQPILLFNGGVDTWKMDSHGIFIALAQHLPVTVMAFDQPGTGETDVPLSAAADEVVLGLVAEARRIGNGKLAHFGMSFGANYSAMTGLLKVVDASIILGGPVDHAFAPEALQKLPYGMQDIIANDMGFDRQPSEAEFMAAADKLARRDLLARPDNAPLLVINGADDYFVPQADTLLFENRKDCEVHLIPGTGHCAFSKLPEVMSLIAHWLPTQLGLTRPQ, from the coding sequence ATGGGCTACGAATATCCGATCGACGCGAAAGCCATGTTTGAAGACCGCTTCGGCGAATTTGTCGGGCTCGGCGTTCCAAAAGCAGAAGTCGCGGAGATGCAGACCGCCATCACGGACATGTGGTCCAACGCTCCCGGCGGCTGGGTATATGAATGGTCACGTCTCGCGCAGAGACACGCAGATGCAAACGAAATGTTCCTGGCTTCACTCGCATACGGATGCGCAAAATTTCCCTGCCTCGCGAACGACGCCAGGCGGACAGCGCTCCCAAAACAAGTCGAAACCTATCTCGCCGCAGCACCGGGTTTTCCGGTGAAGTTTGAACGTCGATTGATCGACCTGCCGTACAAAGGTTCCACAACAACGGTGCCCGCCCACTTCTACAGCGCCACAGGTCAATACGGCCATCAGCCCATTCTTCTGTTCAATGGCGGCGTCGACACATGGAAGATGGACAGCCATGGAATCTTCATTGCGCTCGCACAACATCTTCCCGTCACAGTCATGGCGTTTGACCAACCCGGCACGGGCGAGACAGACGTTCCCCTCTCGGCCGCCGCGGACGAAGTCGTGCTCGGCCTCGTAGCAGAAGCACGCCGCATCGGCAACGGCAAGCTCGCGCACTTCGGCATGTCGTTCGGCGCAAACTACTCAGCCATGACCGGGCTGCTGAAAGTTGTGGATGCATCCATCATTCTCGGCGGCCCCGTCGATCACGCATTCGCACCGGAAGCGCTTCAAAAACTTCCATACGGCATGCAGGACATCATCGCCAACGACATGGGCTTCGACCGTCAGCCATCGGAAGCAGAGTTCATGGCTGCCGCAGACAAACTGGCCAGGCGCGATCTGCTCGCTCGCCCGGACAATGCACCATTGCTCGTCATCAATGGCGCCGACGATTACTTCGTCCCGCAGGCCGATACGCTCCTGTTTGAAAACAGGAAAGATTGCGAAGTCCATTTGATTCCCGGAACCGGACACTGCGCTTTTTCAAAACTTCCAGAGGTTATGTCATTGATAGCCCACTGGCTCCCCACGCAACTCGGCCTCACCCGCCCGCAATAA
- a CDS encoding SDR family NAD(P)-dependent oxidoreductase: MAENLFDLTGQVAVVTGASRGLGQYFSRALGRAGAKLIVTSRKAGDCDAFIAELASMNIEAKALVLDVRDEASINAFAEAAPKQFGKVDILVNNAGMNIRKRALEVTWDDWNAILDTNLRGPFFVAQAIARHMIAQGYGRIINVGSVTSVRGSAGLGPYGASRGGIKQLTMSLADDWGEHGITVNVLAPGWFKTNQNKAMYEDEGWVEYLVERIPMKRPGAPNDLDGAVVFLASEASRYVTGQTILIDGGISVGATRALVKK, translated from the coding sequence ATGGCAGAAAACTTGTTTGATCTAACCGGCCAAGTAGCCGTTGTGACTGGCGCATCCCGTGGTTTAGGACAGTATTTCTCACGCGCTCTCGGTCGTGCGGGAGCGAAGCTGATCGTCACATCGCGCAAGGCTGGCGATTGCGATGCATTCATCGCAGAGCTTGCATCGATGAACATCGAAGCAAAGGCACTCGTGCTTGATGTACGCGATGAAGCCAGCATCAATGCATTCGCAGAAGCCGCACCAAAGCAGTTCGGCAAGGTCGACATCCTCGTCAATAACGCAGGCATGAACATCCGCAAGCGTGCACTGGAAGTCACATGGGATGACTGGAACGCCATCCTCGATACCAATCTGCGCGGCCCCTTCTTTGTGGCACAAGCCATTGCACGGCACATGATCGCGCAGGGTTACGGCCGCATCATCAACGTTGGTTCCGTAACCAGCGTGCGTGGCTCCGCCGGACTTGGCCCATACGGTGCAAGCCGCGGCGGCATCAAGCAGCTCACCATGTCCCTCGCAGACGATTGGGGAGAGCACGGCATCACCGTCAACGTCCTCGCACCGGGATGGTTCAAGACCAACCAGAACAAGGCCATGTATGAGGACGAAGGTTGGGTTGAGTATCTGGTCGAACGCATCCCGATGAAGCGTCCCGGCGCACCGAACGATCTGGATGGTGCAGTCGTATTCCTCGCGAGCGAAGCATCACGCTACGTCACCGGACAGACCATCCTGATCGACGGCGGCATCTCCGTAGGCGCAACACGCGCACTGGTGAAGAAGTAA
- a CDS encoding TetR/AcrR family transcriptional regulator — protein sequence MPKISEEQRQARRDQILAAAWRCFARNGIHATSMEEIIREAELSAGAVYLYYKGKDELILAAIETYMGDLRGLLLPLLMREKPLPPAAFAREITAAISSHTQRGGLDLNVIILMCWSEAQSNPTVKKLVSGFQLKYREALTHIVRIWQKEGHLSKKGKPDEVGKVLLSFFLGFIVQSALLGRMEPETAAQGIAGLIGVATTRRTSA from the coding sequence ATGCCGAAAATTTCAGAGGAACAGCGGCAGGCGCGTCGGGACCAGATCCTGGCTGCTGCATGGCGGTGCTTTGCCCGCAACGGAATCCACGCGACTTCAATGGAAGAGATCATTCGCGAGGCGGAGCTTTCGGCTGGTGCGGTGTATCTGTACTACAAGGGCAAAGATGAACTGATCCTTGCAGCCATAGAGACTTACATGGGTGATTTGAGAGGGCTTCTTCTGCCTCTGCTGATGCGAGAAAAGCCGCTGCCGCCCGCTGCGTTTGCGCGAGAGATTACCGCTGCCATTTCATCGCATACGCAAAGGGGTGGCCTTGATCTGAACGTGATCATCCTGATGTGCTGGAGCGAGGCGCAGTCGAATCCAACGGTGAAGAAGCTTGTTTCTGGATTCCAGCTTAAGTATCGCGAAGCGTTGACCCACATTGTTCGCATCTGGCAGAAGGAAGGACACCTTTCGAAAAAAGGAAAGCCGGATGAGGTGGGAAAGGTTTTGCTGTCATTCTTCCTGGGCTTCATTGTGCAGTCTGCATTGCTGGGCAGGATGGAACCCGAGACGGCTGCACAGGGGATCGCCGGATTGATTGGAGTCGCGACGACTCGACGAACTTCAGCGTAA
- a CDS encoding Gfo/Idh/MocA family protein gives MLRLMRLSYVFAVLFFLTVAVQAQQAATPIRVAIVGLTHGHVKGFLHNLPTSQSAKLVAIVEPDAALAKQYRDQYKLDPALFYTDEEAMIEKTHPDAVLGYGTILEHRKVIEIAAKHHINSMVEKPLTTTVEDALAIRDAARKYNVQVLVNYETTWYNSNAEALKEIQAGKLGTVRKILVRDGHEGPKEIGVGPEWLPWITDPKQNGAGALFDFGCYGADLATVINKGATPQSVTAFAQTHKPDIYTRTEDDATVIVAYPEMQAILMPSWDWSFAVKNMEVYGNGGTMFTVGPGNIISRYKGQKVESAIYPAPNLPQNQSNSLDYLAAVLHHQIDPKGDLSSLETNMVVVQILDAARTSIKEGKTITLKPLPQ, from the coding sequence ATGCTTCGCCTCATGCGTCTTTCGTATGTGTTTGCTGTTCTGTTCTTCTTGACCGTAGCCGTTCAAGCCCAACAGGCCGCCACGCCCATCCGTGTCGCCATCGTGGGCCTCACACACGGCCACGTGAAGGGTTTTCTGCATAACCTGCCCACCAGCCAGAGCGCAAAGCTCGTCGCGATTGTCGAACCCGACGCCGCTCTCGCAAAGCAGTATCGCGATCAGTACAAGCTTGATCCCGCGCTCTTCTACACCGACGAAGAGGCCATGATCGAGAAGACGCATCCTGATGCGGTGCTTGGCTACGGCACGATCCTGGAGCATCGCAAGGTCATTGAAATTGCTGCGAAGCACCACATCAACAGCATGGTCGAGAAGCCGCTCACCACCACCGTGGAAGACGCATTGGCCATCCGCGATGCCGCGCGCAAGTACAACGTGCAGGTGCTGGTGAACTACGAGACCACCTGGTACAACAGCAACGCCGAAGCGCTGAAGGAGATTCAGGCTGGCAAGCTGGGCACCGTGCGCAAGATCCTGGTACGCGACGGCCACGAAGGCCCCAAGGAAATTGGTGTAGGCCCGGAGTGGCTGCCCTGGATCACCGACCCGAAGCAGAACGGCGCAGGTGCGCTGTTTGATTTCGGCTGCTACGGCGCGGACCTTGCCACCGTCATCAACAAAGGTGCAACACCGCAATCCGTCACCGCCTTCGCGCAGACACACAAGCCCGACATCTACACGCGCACCGAAGACGATGCCACTGTGATCGTCGCTTATCCCGAAATGCAGGCGATTCTGATGCCAAGCTGGGATTGGAGCTTTGCCGTGAAAAACATGGAGGTCTACGGCAACGGCGGCACCATGTTCACCGTTGGACCGGGCAACATCATCTCGCGCTACAAGGGCCAGAAGGTTGAATCCGCCATCTATCCCGCGCCGAATCTACCGCAGAACCAAAGCAATTCACTCGACTATCTGGCCGCCGTACTGCACCACCAGATCGATCCCAAGGGCGACCTCTCGTCACTGGAAACGAACATGGTTGTAGTGCAGATTCTGGATGCGGCGCGCACCTCCATCAAGGAAGGCAAGACCATCACTCTGAAACCGCTTCCGCAATAA
- a CDS encoding galactitol-1-phosphate 5-dehydrogenase: MKALMLEEYSKLQVKDVPVPEIGSEEVLIRVGACGICGSDVHGYDGSSGRRIPPIIMGHEAAGVIEKVGADVTEWKPGDRVTFDSTVYCGKCDYCQRGEVNLCNNRQVVGVSCNEFRRHGAFAEYVSVPARILYRLPEDFPMEEAAMLEAVSIALHGVNVTKMKGGESALVIGAGMIGLLTAQAARAKGCRSVMIADVDAARLKMAEEVGIPDTLHMSGKELIDEVLKRTGGEGVDVVLEAVGRGETVVASIECVRRGGTVTLIGNIQPEVPLPLQRVVTREVRLQGSCASAGEYPEAIRLMASGAITVKPLISAVSSLEDAANYFDRLHAREAGLLKVVVAPNE; the protein is encoded by the coding sequence ATGAAAGCGCTGATGCTGGAAGAGTATTCAAAGCTGCAGGTCAAGGATGTTCCGGTGCCTGAGATTGGCTCGGAAGAGGTTCTTATCCGCGTGGGTGCGTGTGGCATCTGCGGCAGCGACGTACACGGTTACGACGGCAGCAGCGGTCGCCGCATTCCTCCCATCATCATGGGCCACGAAGCCGCAGGCGTGATCGAAAAGGTTGGCGCTGACGTAACAGAATGGAAGCCCGGCGACCGCGTCACTTTTGACTCCACCGTCTACTGCGGCAAGTGCGACTACTGCCAGCGTGGTGAAGTGAATCTCTGCAACAACCGCCAGGTCGTCGGCGTGTCATGCAATGAGTTCCGTCGCCATGGTGCCTTCGCCGAATATGTCAGCGTTCCCGCGCGCATTCTCTATCGCCTGCCCGAAGACTTCCCCATGGAAGAAGCGGCAATGCTGGAAGCTGTCTCCATCGCATTGCACGGCGTGAATGTAACCAAGATGAAGGGCGGAGAATCCGCTCTCGTCATCGGCGCAGGCATGATCGGCCTGCTCACCGCACAAGCTGCACGCGCCAAGGGATGCAGGTCCGTGATGATCGCTGACGTCGATGCGGCACGCCTGAAGATGGCGGAAGAAGTAGGCATTCCTGACACGTTGCATATGAGCGGCAAAGAACTGATCGACGAAGTGCTGAAGCGCACTGGTGGCGAAGGTGTTGACGTCGTGCTGGAAGCAGTCGGTCGCGGTGAAACTGTCGTCGCATCCATCGAATGCGTACGCCGCGGCGGCACAGTCACACTCATCGGCAACATTCAGCCGGAAGTACCGCTGCCATTGCAACGTGTCGTCACACGCGAAGTCCGCCTTCAGGGATCATGCGCCTCCGCTGGAGAATATCCAGAAGCAATCCGTCTGATGGCAAGCGGCGCGATCACAGTAAAGCCGCTCATCTCCGCCGTTTCGTCACTCGAAGATGCAGCGAATTACTTCGATCGCCTGCATGCGCGTGAGGCGGGTTTGCTCAAGGTCGTGGTCGCTCCAAACGAATAG
- a CDS encoding HXXEE domain-containing protein yields MTHLQIMLWLCVAAYGAHVLEEFIFDWRTWSQQVLHLPTRWDDFYITNCLVIVVGIVAVEIAPEYPAVSLGFPALMLINATLMHAFPFVRSMGRRFSPGLITAALLFWPLGTYTMLAAELNARVVITAFLVGAALLALPISFLLLRRSSYFDQTRAY; encoded by the coding sequence ATGACACATCTTCAGATCATGCTGTGGCTTTGCGTTGCCGCATATGGCGCGCACGTTTTAGAGGAGTTTATTTTTGACTGGCGAACCTGGTCGCAGCAGGTGCTTCACCTTCCCACGCGCTGGGACGACTTCTACATCACCAACTGCCTTGTCATCGTTGTAGGCATCGTCGCCGTCGAGATCGCTCCGGAATATCCCGCCGTCTCCCTCGGCTTCCCCGCACTCATGCTCATCAACGCAACGTTGATGCACGCATTTCCCTTCGTGCGATCCATGGGCCGCCGCTTCTCACCCGGCCTGATCACCGCCGCGCTTCTCTTCTGGCCGCTTGGAACGTACACCATGCTTGCTGCGGAATTGAATGCGCGTGTCGTGATCACCGCCTTCCTCGTAGGCGCGGCGCTTCTCGCACTGCCAATCAGCTTCCTTCTGCTCAGGCGCAGCAGCTACTTCGACCAGACCCGAGCGTACTGA
- a CDS encoding MBL fold metallo-hydrolase, which produces MISTSLGMSRRQFVTAGSLTVAAACLDPKHLIAQTASIVPGAFKEAATAKVTIQNLRRNVSVLLGAGGNIAVLTGPDGKLVVDAEIVTARPNVSAALAKISADPIKQLINTHWHFDHTGGNEWVHQAGASILAHEKTREHLSKATYVGGNFQYTFPAAPAGAIPSTVFVDEYHLHINNTTLALKHYVPAHTDSDISVYFAEADILHTGDTFWNRDYPFIDYWTGGSIDGQIRAAEANIAKVTSKTIVIPGHGAVGGKDDLILFRDVLVDIREKVAALKKQGKPLPEVIAAKPTARYDAVWGNLFQNPANFTALVYQGV; this is translated from the coding sequence ATGATTTCCACGTCACTTGGCATGTCACGTCGTCAATTCGTTACTGCTGGCAGCCTCACGGTCGCGGCTGCGTGCCTCGATCCAAAGCACCTCATCGCCCAGACAGCCAGCATCGTTCCGGGCGCGTTCAAAGAGGCTGCAACAGCCAAGGTCACCATCCAAAACCTTCGACGCAACGTCAGCGTTCTTCTCGGTGCTGGTGGCAATATCGCTGTTCTCACAGGCCCTGACGGAAAGCTGGTGGTCGACGCTGAAATCGTCACCGCGCGTCCAAACGTCTCAGCAGCCCTCGCAAAGATCAGCGCAGACCCCATCAAACAACTGATCAATACCCACTGGCACTTTGACCATACCGGTGGCAACGAATGGGTCCATCAAGCCGGAGCCAGTATCCTGGCGCACGAAAAGACGCGCGAACATCTCTCCAAAGCCACGTACGTCGGCGGAAACTTTCAGTACACGTTTCCAGCCGCGCCTGCCGGTGCAATTCCTTCCACCGTCTTCGTTGACGAATACCATCTGCATATCAACAACACCACGCTCGCTCTGAAGCACTACGTGCCTGCCCATACGGACTCCGATATCTCCGTGTATTTTGCTGAGGCCGACATCCTCCACACCGGAGACACCTTCTGGAACCGCGATTACCCTTTTATCGACTACTGGACGGGTGGCAGCATCGACGGCCAGATACGCGCCGCCGAAGCGAACATCGCCAAGGTGACCAGTAAGACAATCGTCATCCCGGGGCACGGTGCGGTGGGCGGCAAAGACGACCTCATCCTGTTTCGAGACGTTTTGGTGGATATCCGCGAGAAGGTCGCAGCTCTCAAAAAACAGGGCAAGCCTTTGCCTGAGGTGATCGCGGCAAAACCCACTGCGCGATACGACGCCGTGTGGGGCAACCTGTTTCAGAATCCGGCGAACTTCACTGCGCTCGTGTATCAGGGCGTCTAA
- a CDS encoding DUF2164 domain-containing protein: MPIELNRQQRTDAIASLKRYFEENLPEPIGDLPAGMLLDYLLEEIGPLVYNQAISDAQSRLTSVVADLTGDLYEKPLAYWPTLDSKRKRR; the protein is encoded by the coding sequence ATGCCCATCGAACTCAATCGCCAGCAGCGCACCGACGCCATCGCCTCCCTCAAACGCTACTTCGAAGAGAACCTCCCCGAGCCCATCGGCGACCTGCCCGCAGGCATGCTGCTCGACTACCTCCTCGAAGAGATCGGCCCACTCGTCTACAACCAGGCCATCAGCGACGCGCAATCGCGCCTCACCTCCGTAGTAGCCGACCTCACCGGCGACCTCTACGAAAAACCCCTCGCCTACTGGCCCACCCTCGACAGCAAACGCAAACGCCGCTGA